CAATTTTATCAGCAAACATGATGCAAGTGTAAGCAAAAGGGATAGACTCCGACCTCCTAGAAGACCAGCAAGAGCAACAAAAAAGAGAATCAGATAATCTGAACTGCCCTTTTTATCAACTACTACTACTTCCGTTTCAGCCTGCCATCCAGTGCTAGAGCTAGAATTTCCTTGATCaggttcttttccttttctcctctcttttattccctcttcttcctcttcctcttcctcttctagCAACTTTGATAGCAAGGCCTTGCCTTTGTTTTCAAACCCGTGTTTGTCACCATCTTCTAGCACTTCAATTATCCCCATCTCATCGTCTCCCCAACAACTAGATGATTCACTTCCGACATCTGGTTCCTGTCCCTTGCTCTTTTTCGCCTTCTTTATAGCCCGCAATTTCTTTGGCACCAATTTCTTTATGATCTTTCTTCTGATTTTTGATTTTCGGCTTCGCTCTTTTTCGCATACCAAAACTCCACTTTTATCTTCCTGTACCTCCATTCTCCAATCACAAACGAGCAAATCCGTTCCTGATTCAGCTCCCCTATTTGCTTCAACTGGCACAATCCAATCAAAATTAAAGTCTACAACTTGAGTTTCCTCAAAGGAAGACTTCATTTTAAGAGTCTCAATAAAATCACAAGAATCAATCCCACCaacatcttcttcttgttctatCTCTTGAATGATCAATTCTTTTCTTGAATCATCACATTTCCTTACTCCTTTCAACATCAGAAATGCTGAAGAAACCCTTTCGACAAATAGTTCTAAGACTATCTCTTCATTCAGACATGGTTTCAAGAAACATAACACATGCTTTCCAacatattcaagaaaaataagcaCAAAAGCGGACATTGTTATCCCAACTACGAGCTTTTTAGTACTTAAACCCAAAACCACCACCAAAAACATCTTCAAAACCACAAATAACAAACGTTTCTCTTTCTCATTCCAGCATTTCTTATCAGTAACCTTAAGATCATCAACATCTTCAACATCATCAacatcttcatcatcttcaacaacAGGCAATAACTGACTCACCAAATCACATACATCAAAACTCTCCATATTCTCCAAATTCTGAATAGGCCCTGGTGAATCCACCAACTCTATAGAACTTGATACAAAAATAGGATCAGAGATTACAAGTTCCTCCTCCACCTCTTGCAACTGTTGttgtctcttcttcttcttgccaGTTGGTTTCTTTAACCTTTCACGGTTCTTGACAAAGAGATCAACAAGAGAAGTAGGGAAACCAGTCTCAACAACAAGGGAATTCCCTCTTTTTGGCGACTGAAGATCTGCTACAATACGTGAAAATCTTGAAACTTTGTCTTTCTTCCACGGAAAAGGCATGTTCGCGtcaaaaaaaagtttggatTTTGAAGGATGCCCGGATGAGAATTTTCcctaaaaatatagaatttgaAGAGAATTTGTGTGATCTTGTTCTCTTACAAGCATCCTATAAAAATGCcttgttttgtgttttattgtGCTGATAAAAAGGTGAGAAACCTGTAGGAGATAATAAGGAGACACGAAGGTGGGGGGCTGGGGCGCGGGGGAAAATGGGAAGAAATTACTGTGGAAACGCGTGTGAGCTGTTGATGAGATTGTTtaacttttaataatttatgatatttaacgAACgtggtaaatattatttttaaaattttatttattaaaaaatatattaaaataatatttttaaatttattaaaattgatttttaataatagtatattaaaacatatatcaaaatatataaaactaaaaaaaactttaaaaatataattagtcaACAGTTAAAGTGGAGTCTTAATCTCTGTTTTTTATTGTAaagaatttagggttttttttttttttttttaaaaaaaggttttgggGTCTAAAAGGGCTTGTATTTACCCAAGGTGGTGAAACATGGTGGAATACTACAGCTTGGCAAGGGAATTGGTGGTGGTTGCTTTGCTAATTTTTGGCTACTCTTGCTGTCAAGGCTGGATTTTTAGTAGCAAAATTGTTTGAGTTGTTAACGGTTGatgtttgttattttatgtCTTTCCCTTTAAACTTTGTGAGTTATATTTagaaatgaattataaaaaataaaattatagttattaaactttattttgcaGAATTTCATAAGAGTtaagtttcttttaaaattattttaaacattaatttaatgtattgattGGATATCAGATTGATATTATCAATCTAGTGAAATTCAACAAAACTAagtctaaataattaaaaaaattaaaatgataatgtttggtgaattttttttttaatttgaattaactaGACAAGTTagtgtaattatatttttaaaaattattttttaaattaacgcatcaaaataatttaaaaatattaatttgaagtaaaaatttaaaaaaaaaatcagaactttttaaaaatatttttaaaccacATAAACAaacattctaaaattaaaaattcagtaGAGAGATGACTTATACTGTCTCGATGCATATTCATTAGAGCTCTGGTTGaaccaagaataaaaaataaaatctatgaaaggtaatttgaaacaaattttgTCACGCTTAGTTTACCTAAATCAAGCTTTATATTTAAAGCATTAATATCATGATATTTGAGCATAAATATCATGTGTCCCACGGTGATTTAGGAGAGAATCATCCACTCAcgaaaaaggtatttttttagaaaaagaaaagggaaagaaaacaaaccaTTCTTCCCATAAGGCCATGATTGGATTCCATTTGAGAAAGAATTAAGCATTCTTCCCATAGGGCCATTAAGCATTTAATTAAGTTCCTAAACGGCGGgagtagttttttctttttgagggctttttaaaattgtgtttatttttttaaaaaatattaaattaatatttctttaattattttaatatattaaaaaataaataaataaataaacgcGCTAAGCTAGATAATAAAACAAGGTGGACAAAGGCAAACAAATTTTTTGTcaataatcaaaacaagccGCCTAATTTATGGACGAACGCGAGGATATTTCCTTAGTGGGACCCAAATGGCATTTTGATTAGAAACAGACGGTGGAAAATCAAGATtaagaagaaagaaggagagGATTTTGGGACAAAAGTGGAAAGAGAAATGGCTAAGCTGGATGATGGGGAATGTGGACAGCtcagaagagagagagagagagagagaaggtagGGCCCAACCAGTCATGAAAGTAGTTCAGAGTCAAGTGGGGGTTTCTGTGACAGGATTATTGAAAAGACAAAGGGTGAAACACAAGTTAAAGTGACTATCAACATGGTATTATTGATGATGTTTGACTGCGTTTTAGTCTTTTTTGTTCGCTTTCTGCAAGGCGTGGTCTTTGGACTCGGTTCCAGCTGTTCAGTATCGTACATTTTACTCATTAAATATAGTTGTCTTgtcaccatgttttttttttaaaaatcgagGTTGATGAATTATTCAGTTAATTTGTGGGTTATAAGGTAAATTagaattgttttcaattaaaatgacattaacttttcttttttaaaaaaaaaaaaaacatttagtgtTAATTAGTGGAACTTCATCGGGTTATTAAAAACTTGGTTGTgtaatttgagttttaatagATTAATGCCTTGTATATGTAGTTTTTAATCCTGATTCCACGATTGATCCAAGATAAGTCATGGATGGGTAGGTAAATTGATCTAGGTTGGATtgatttttgtatgtattttgaTTGAAACTTGATCTAACCTCAGCGCTAGTTTAAGAGCCAGCCTTTTGAATCGGAacggttttaaaatataagtcCTGATTCTATAGTTTTTAACTCAAATTTAGAAGTCAACTTGAAAAAGTTTCTATGTCATGGGTTAGGTAAGTTAATACGAGTTAATTCAGAGTCAAActaatttttatcttatataaaaaaatcatttaaaaaaaaataaaaaaaaatcaacaggtttTGACCAAGTCGTGGGTCATCCATGATTTTTTATCGGGTTAAACTGAGTCAATTCTTTCTATGTTTTTGTTGAAACCCAGCCTAATCTAGACCTCGAGTCATTCGGATCATAAGTTCAACCCCAGTCCAAACTGAATTTAAAACAATGCATGTGTGGTTTAATTAGAAACCCGACTTGAATCATGTTTATATCAAGTTTTTCAAGTCAATATGCTACATGCGTAGAGTTTAAAATCTAtgcataaatgaaaaataataaattgatatttagtATCATACaactcacaaggttcaaga
This is a stretch of genomic DNA from Populus alba chromosome 11, ASM523922v2, whole genome shotgun sequence. It encodes these proteins:
- the LOC118029490 gene encoding uncharacterized protein produces the protein MPFPWKKDKVSRFSRIVADLQSPKRGNSLVVETGFPTSLVDLFVKNRERLKKPTGKKKKRQQQLQEVEEELVISDPIFVSSSIELVDSPGPIQNLENMESFDVCDLVSQLLPVVEDDEDVDDVEDVDDLKVTDKKCWNEKEKRLLFVVLKMFLVVVLGLSTKKLVVGITMSAFVLIFLEYVGKHVLCFLKPCLNEEIVLELFVERVSSAFLMLKGVRKCDDSRKELIIQEIEQEEDVGGIDSCDFIETLKMKSSFEETQVVDFNFDWIVPVEANRGAESGTDLLVCDWRMEVQEDKSGVLVCEKERSRKSKIRRKIIKKLVPKKLRAIKKAKKSKGQEPDVGSESSSCWGDDEMGIIEVLEDGDKHGFENKGKALLSKLLEEEEEEEEEGIKERRKGKEPDQGNSSSSTGWQAETEVVVVDKKGSSDYLILFFVALAGLLGGRSLSLLLTLASCLLIKLIGRFRCVNEPVNRSRASISS